A genome region from Tolypothrix sp. PCC 7712 includes the following:
- a CDS encoding glycosyltransferase family 4 protein, with protein sequence MNILMLSATFPYPPTRGGTQVRTFNLLKYLSQRHRITLLTQRDATVTEAEIIALQDCVDRLVVFERPPESGTSAGIFQKIQRFSSFLQQGTPPSVINRYSTEMQEWIDNFVEAGKCDVITCEHSVNEIYVRSHFQKQLRTVVNIHSSVYGSCYNQLATGISENKLRDKINLPLLRRYEQSYCSKFSEIVVTTAEDKIQLQEFNPHSEITVIPNGVDLVSFPYRIHDPAGNRLIFIGAMDNLANIDAVCFFSQEVLPEIQKIYPDTTLDIVGSHPTPEVLALKKQPGVTVTGRVPSMAEYLHKSTVCIVPMRTGFGIKNKTLEAMAAGVPIVASDRGLEGLAVDGYSTPVRALRANTPAEYVSAITQLFDRPQLRAELSINGRELIETEFTWDIAGESYEKACCGSDGNYEI encoded by the coding sequence ATGAATATCTTAATGCTATCTGCTACCTTTCCCTATCCACCAACACGGGGGGGAACACAGGTGAGGACGTTTAATTTACTTAAGTATTTAAGTCAACGCCATAGGATTACGCTGTTAACTCAACGTGATGCTACTGTTACAGAAGCGGAAATCATAGCATTACAAGATTGTGTGGATCGTCTAGTGGTATTTGAACGTCCCCCAGAATCAGGAACCTCTGCAGGAATATTCCAGAAAATTCAACGCTTCAGTTCATTTTTGCAACAGGGAACACCACCAAGTGTGATCAACCGTTACTCTACTGAAATGCAAGAGTGGATTGATAACTTTGTAGAGGCGGGAAAATGCGATGTCATTACCTGCGAACATAGCGTAAATGAGATTTATGTGCGATCGCACTTCCAAAAACAGTTAAGAACTGTAGTTAATATTCATAGTTCGGTATACGGTAGCTGCTATAACCAACTCGCCACTGGGATTTCCGAAAATAAGTTGAGGGATAAAATTAATCTGCCACTTTTACGCCGTTACGAACAAAGCTACTGCTCGAAGTTTTCTGAAATTGTGGTGACAACGGCAGAAGATAAAATCCAATTACAAGAATTTAACCCTCATAGTGAAATTACAGTGATTCCTAATGGCGTTGATTTAGTGTCATTTCCCTACAGAATTCACGATCCAGCAGGAAATCGCTTAATTTTTATCGGTGCAATGGATAATTTGGCAAATATTGATGCGGTATGCTTCTTTAGCCAAGAAGTATTGCCAGAAATCCAAAAAATTTATCCTGATACAACTTTGGATATTGTTGGTAGTCATCCAACCCCAGAGGTTTTAGCACTAAAAAAACAACCGGGAGTTACTGTAACAGGGCGTGTACCTTCAATGGCCGAATATTTACATAAATCAACCGTCTGCATTGTACCAATGCGGACGGGTTTTGGCATTAAAAATAAAACTCTAGAAGCAATGGCTGCTGGTGTACCGATAGTTGCAAGCGATCGCGGTTTAGAAGGGTTAGCCGTAGATGGTTATAGTACACCTGTACGAGCATTGAGAGCAAATACACCAGCAGAGTATGTCAGCGCCATTACTCAACTATTTGATCGTCCACAACTGAGAGCCGAGTTATCTATTAATGGCAGAGAACTGATAGAAACAGAATTTACCTGGGATATAGCCGGTGAAAGCTATGAAAAAGCTTGTTGTGGAAGTGATGGGAATTATGAAATTTGA
- a CDS encoding ATP-binding protein: MPSINEIIKREVNPFDLVNLRTGNFWTENQDAKSVVESIHQEVISDIEELLDLVARDHRSRTVLLIGDAGSGKSYLLGRLKLTFNDRAFFAYISPWPDNDYIWRHILRYTVDSLIKIPEGQQESQLILWLKSLSAFTKLSVKQRIFNASIWQLLLNNRQKFIKHLKDTYKQASIYNPDIFFGILYDLTDPELYTLACEWLRGDSLSEESMELLKVKYCIDTEDTAKNILANFGKISTDTQPIVLCFDQVETQSNWNSNPQPIFNINTTIHNDNLKNFLIIISIVKDAWKQCASRILQSDKARIERLVALKPINLNQAESLWAYRLQPLHQQADSKTDSPIFPLNKQLLEDNFPGGKTLPRNTLILGRNEYQKHKVSLLNKPDEISIDIIKKTNGNGTIIITPPKPPVDRTQAEFELLWEKEYKKNQEKITKISLLSSPDLIQMMQVSLAALQIQEIKTKLLSGRFASFSLSYQKPGKLERIGIVWTEESHMTSFFNIMNACQRVIQQNLCHTLYLIRIGGVGTPKLAGNQIYQQIFIHTNHHHIKPNLSSVHYLATYQSLVNSALAQELVIAGKTIILQELQNLIREAKILDQCILLQDLGIVSKQPVKPVKDLRKVKDFLLNLVTTQGYMGVPTLISQAVSHFSDIKESEIQHLIDLLCQEKKVKIINPKAKIQDRLICLIAL; this comes from the coding sequence ATGCCATCAATCAACGAAATTATTAAACGCGAAGTTAATCCGTTTGACCTAGTAAATTTGAGAACAGGTAATTTTTGGACAGAAAATCAAGATGCAAAGTCTGTAGTTGAGTCCATTCATCAAGAAGTTATCAGTGATATTGAAGAATTATTAGATCTAGTAGCAAGAGATCATCGTAGCCGTACTGTATTACTTATAGGTGATGCAGGTTCTGGCAAAAGTTATTTACTAGGTAGGCTAAAACTGACGTTTAATGATAGAGCTTTTTTCGCTTATATTAGTCCTTGGCCTGACAACGATTATATCTGGCGACATATTTTACGTTATACAGTTGATAGCTTAATTAAAATACCAGAAGGCCAACAAGAATCTCAATTAATCCTGTGGCTTAAAAGTTTATCTGCCTTTACTAAACTCAGTGTCAAACAGCGTATTTTTAATGCCAGTATATGGCAATTGTTACTCAATAATCGCCAAAAATTTATTAAACATCTTAAAGATACATATAAACAGGCAAGTATTTATAATCCTGATATATTTTTTGGGATTCTCTATGATTTAACTGACCCTGAACTATATACTTTAGCCTGCGAATGGTTAAGAGGAGATAGTTTAAGTGAAGAATCTATGGAGTTATTAAAAGTTAAATATTGTATTGATACTGAAGATACAGCGAAGAATATTTTAGCAAATTTTGGCAAAATCTCAACTGATACTCAACCAATAGTCTTATGTTTTGATCAAGTCGAAACTCAATCAAACTGGAATTCTAATCCTCAGCCAATATTTAATATTAATACTACTATTCACAATGATAATCTTAAAAATTTTCTCATTATTATCAGTATAGTTAAGGATGCTTGGAAACAGTGTGCTAGCCGTATTTTACAGTCGGATAAAGCTAGAATTGAACGGCTAGTAGCACTCAAGCCTATTAATCTCAACCAAGCAGAATCTCTTTGGGCTTATAGGCTACAACCATTACATCAACAAGCAGATTCAAAAACTGATTCACCTATATTTCCCCTAAATAAGCAATTGTTAGAGGACAATTTTCCTGGTGGTAAAACTCTACCGAGAAATACATTAATTCTAGGTCGGAATGAGTATCAAAAACACAAAGTTTCTCTATTAAATAAACCAGATGAAATTAGTATAGATATAATAAAAAAAACAAATGGTAATGGCACAATAATTATTACTCCGCCCAAGCCTCCGGTAGATAGGACTCAAGCAGAGTTTGAATTGTTGTGGGAGAAGGAATATAAAAAAAATCAGGAAAAAATTACTAAAATTTCCTTACTATCATCACCTGACTTAATCCAGATGATGCAAGTATCACTAGCAGCGTTACAAATACAGGAAATTAAAACTAAACTCTTAAGTGGTAGGTTTGCTAGTTTTTCGTTGAGCTATCAAAAGCCTGGTAAGCTTGAAAGGATTGGTATAGTTTGGACTGAAGAGTCACATATGACAAGCTTTTTCAATATTATGAATGCTTGTCAAAGAGTTATTCAGCAAAATTTGTGCCATACCCTTTACCTAATTCGCATTGGAGGAGTAGGAACACCGAAACTAGCTGGTAATCAAATATATCAACAGATTTTTATACATACCAACCATCATCATATTAAACCTAATTTGTCTTCTGTTCACTATTTGGCAACATACCAAAGCTTGGTTAATTCTGCACTAGCACAGGAATTAGTCATTGCAGGGAAAACTATCATTTTACAAGAATTACAAAATTTAATTCGTGAAGCAAAAATCTTAGATCAATGTATTTTATTGCAGGACTTAGGAATTGTTTCTAAACAACCCGTTAAGCCTGTAAAAGATTTAAGAAAAGTTAAAGATTTTTTATTAAATCTAGTCACAACCCAAGGCTATATGGGAGTACCTACTTTAATTTCACAAGCAGTTAGTCATTTTTCTGATATAAAAGAATCTGAAATTCAACATTTGATTGACCTATTATGCCAGGAAAAGAAAGTGAAAATTATTAACCCCAAAGCTAAGATACAAGACCGATTAATTTGTTTAATTGCATTATAA
- a CDS encoding CAP domain-containing protein encodes MLRQTAFGIALSTLVLASGLTTTPISGHSSPQKNPNNKPLSIASNQVVASNTVFKTTALEKSVFDQINRYRVSKGLSKLTLNANITRQARIHSQNMANGKVPFSHQGFEKRVTILPIIYKSAGENVAFNQGYSDPAGQAVIGWLNSPGHLKNIKGKYNLTGIGVAANQKGEVYLTQIFLQTN; translated from the coding sequence ATGTTACGACAAACTGCTTTTGGCATAGCTTTAAGTACGCTTGTCCTTGCCAGTGGATTAACAACTACTCCGATTTCAGGACACAGTTCTCCACAAAAAAACCCTAATAATAAACCGTTATCGATCGCTTCAAATCAGGTTGTTGCATCAAATACTGTTTTTAAAACTACAGCACTGGAAAAATCAGTTTTTGACCAAATTAATCGATATCGTGTTTCTAAGGGTTTATCAAAGTTGACCCTGAATGCAAATATCACTCGGCAGGCAAGAATTCATAGCCAAAATATGGCTAATGGTAAAGTTCCTTTTAGCCATCAAGGTTTTGAGAAACGAGTTACTATTCTACCGATTATTTACAAAAGTGCAGGCGAAAATGTTGCTTTTAATCAAGGATATAGCGATCCTGCAGGACAAGCTGTGATTGGTTGGCTCAATAGTCCAGGGCATCTTAAGAACATCAAAGGAAAATATAATCTTACCGGGATTGGCGTTGCTGCTAATCAAAAAGGTGAAGTCTATCTCACACAGATTTTCTTGCAAACTAATTAG
- a CDS encoding ribonuclease H-like domain-containing protein: MTLQDFQVSDRDLSDAALSQYLKSEAIAVDTETMGLLPQRDRLCLVQLCNPGGQVTAIRIAKGQTEAPNLQKLLEAANIEKVFHFARFDIATLRYNLGITVQPVFCTKIASKLARTYTNRHGLKDVVQELEKVELDKSAQSSDWGNAANLSGEQLNYAANDVRYLLSVRDKLIAMLQREERWQLAQECFQVLPTIVTLDLLQFKDIFEH; this comes from the coding sequence ATGACATTACAAGATTTTCAAGTGAGCGATCGCGACCTGAGTGACGCTGCGCTGTCCCAGTATTTAAAATCAGAGGCGATCGCCGTGGATACGGAAACAATGGGATTACTACCACAGCGCGATCGCCTTTGTCTTGTCCAATTATGTAACCCAGGGGGGCAAGTAACTGCAATTCGCATCGCTAAAGGACAAACTGAAGCACCAAACTTACAAAAACTGTTAGAAGCAGCCAATATCGAGAAAGTATTTCACTTTGCGCGTTTCGATATTGCTACTTTACGTTACAACTTAGGTATTACTGTTCAGCCTGTTTTTTGTACCAAAATAGCTAGTAAACTAGCGCGTACTTATACTAATCGCCACGGACTAAAAGATGTAGTTCAGGAATTAGAAAAAGTAGAACTGGATAAAAGCGCTCAAAGTTCTGATTGGGGTAATGCTGCTAATTTATCTGGAGAACAGCTCAATTATGCTGCTAATGATGTGCGCTATTTACTTAGTGTTAGAGATAAACTAATTGCCATGCTCCAAAGAGAAGAGCGTTGGCAGCTTGCTCAAGAATGTTTTCAAGTTCTGCCCACAATCGTGACTTTAGATTTATTACAATTTAAAGATATATTTGAACATTAA
- a CDS encoding DNA translocase FtsK has product MHYLTEAAEIRKLIAKLASTKILWLDTETADWNTYYPKLSLIQVLTDPTDSTGVSAYILDVLNKRDLAAYFVNQIMSNANIEKIFHNASYDVKYLGGKLAQNVTCTLQLARKITRQRLEVSNLKLKTLAAELCNFSNVDVEEQGSDWGKRPLSNKQLKYAAMDTVYLAAVHRRLLEISNSNAVINIFDMGNNTSKQPKKTSDNSSLTVTKVRLAFECPRLFYLNHTFGDKAIFFPPDTVIGIGNPFHKLADRFVKLAVIEPQFKALFKSEAAQIKVEEVASQMQQIFYQLEFFPYLQEAVEKDASQAPALLQVWQGLQGLIKRFAELLVINRRYCNAETVISNTFLSGEHSVEHYFQLPNGTQQLIRGEFDCLVFNFEINRLCVVEFKTYQPVDPSAQLAQVSLYSYMLHHQKKVPVDSAVYCVLPEFKEYQYSWEQLENTVHQLIPYKLQQMQEWLTWEQSHPNSPPRTTQPYLCEICPQQQKCQTFFVDAEVDTPKPPIEEEDTSTLGDEIGEQLVVTLQSFKIKVDYQGAAVGPAFIRVKLKPHLGVSVNSILRLSNDLQVQLGLANPPLIAPQAGYVSIDLPRSDRQIAHFETYIQPQPLPANAPVKIAIGVNLEGELIEADLSDPNTCHFLVGGTTGSGKSEFLRSLLLSLLYRHSPQHLKIVLVDPKRVTFPEFEQMSWSYSSIVKDSDRAIELMDELVAEMESRYQRFEKAACADLSSYNQRSSQSLPRIVCIFDEYADFMAEKEIRTALEQSIKRLGAKARAAGIHLIIATQRPEAGIVTPLIRANLPGRIALSTRSEADSKIILGGTSALAAYLLGKGDLLYQVGPHLQRLQSLLATKIQLPLA; this is encoded by the coding sequence ATGCACTACCTGACAGAAGCTGCGGAAATCCGGAAATTAATAGCTAAGTTAGCATCTACTAAAATTCTTTGGTTAGATACAGAAACTGCTGACTGGAATACTTACTATCCAAAATTATCGCTGATTCAGGTATTAACTGACCCGACAGACTCAACAGGTGTATCTGCTTATATTCTCGATGTCTTAAATAAACGTGATTTGGCTGCATATTTTGTTAACCAAATCATGAGTAATGCCAATATTGAGAAGATTTTTCACAATGCTAGCTATGACGTAAAGTATTTAGGAGGTAAGCTAGCGCAGAATGTTACCTGTACTTTACAATTAGCCAGAAAAATTACTCGTCAACGGCTGGAAGTTTCCAATTTAAAACTGAAGACTTTAGCAGCAGAACTTTGCAATTTCTCGAATGTAGATGTAGAAGAACAGGGAAGTGATTGGGGAAAGCGTCCTCTGAGCAATAAGCAGCTAAAATATGCGGCGATGGATACGGTTTATTTGGCGGCTGTGCATCGTCGCTTACTAGAAATATCTAATTCCAATGCCGTAATTAATATTTTTGATATGGGAAATAATACCTCAAAACAGCCAAAAAAAACATCAGATAATTCATCTTTAACGGTAACTAAAGTCCGTTTAGCTTTTGAGTGTCCCCGCTTATTCTATCTAAATCATACATTTGGCGATAAGGCAATATTTTTCCCACCAGATACAGTTATTGGCATTGGGAATCCATTTCATAAGTTAGCCGATAGATTTGTGAAATTAGCTGTTATTGAACCACAATTTAAAGCTTTGTTTAAATCTGAAGCAGCACAGATAAAGGTAGAGGAAGTTGCCTCACAAATGCAACAAATATTTTATCAATTAGAATTTTTTCCCTACCTACAAGAGGCAGTTGAGAAAGATGCTAGTCAGGCTCCAGCACTTTTACAAGTTTGGCAGGGATTACAAGGATTGATTAAACGCTTTGCAGAATTGTTAGTAATTAATCGGCGCTATTGTAATGCAGAAACAGTTATTAGTAATACGTTTCTCTCTGGAGAACATAGCGTTGAGCATTACTTTCAGCTACCTAATGGAACGCAGCAACTGATAAGGGGTGAATTTGATTGCTTAGTTTTTAATTTTGAGATCAATCGCCTTTGTGTAGTGGAGTTTAAAACCTATCAACCAGTAGATCCATCAGCACAATTAGCGCAGGTTTCTCTTTATAGTTATATGCTGCATCATCAGAAAAAAGTACCTGTTGACTCAGCAGTTTACTGTGTTTTACCAGAATTTAAAGAGTATCAATATTCTTGGGAACAGCTAGAAAATACTGTGCATCAGTTGATTCCCTATAAATTGCAACAAATGCAAGAATGGTTAACTTGGGAACAGTCTCACCCCAATTCACCACCAAGAACGACTCAGCCTTATTTGTGTGAAATTTGTCCCCAGCAACAAAAATGTCAGACTTTTTTTGTAGATGCAGAAGTTGATACTCCAAAACCGCCGATTGAAGAGGAGGATACATCAACGTTAGGCGATGAAATTGGTGAACAATTAGTTGTTACCTTGCAATCTTTTAAAATTAAAGTTGATTATCAAGGTGCTGCTGTGGGGCCTGCTTTTATTCGAGTAAAGCTGAAACCCCATCTAGGCGTGAGTGTCAATTCTATTCTGCGGTTGTCTAATGATTTACAAGTGCAGTTAGGTTTAGCAAATCCGCCTTTGATTGCGCCACAAGCTGGGTATGTCAGCATAGATTTACCGCGTTCAGATCGGCAAATTGCTCACTTTGAAACTTATATTCAGCCGCAACCTTTACCCGCAAATGCACCTGTAAAAATTGCAATTGGGGTGAATTTAGAAGGAGAACTCATAGAAGCTGATTTATCCGATCCGAATACCTGTCACTTTTTGGTTGGGGGTACAACTGGGAGTGGTAAAAGTGAATTTTTGCGATCGCTCCTCCTCAGCTTACTATATCGTCATTCACCGCAACACCTGAAAATTGTCCTGGTAGATCCTAAACGGGTGACGTTTCCAGAGTTTGAGCAAATGTCTTGGTCTTATTCATCTATTGTTAAGGATAGCGATCGCGCTATTGAACTAATGGATGAGTTAGTTGCAGAGATGGAGTCTCGTTACCAAAGGTTTGAGAAAGCTGCTTGTGCTGATTTGAGTAGTTATAATCAACGTTCCTCGCAATCTTTACCTCGTATTGTCTGTATTTTTGATGAATATGCAGACTTTATGGCAGAAAAAGAAATTCGCACCGCATTAGAACAAAGTATTAAAAGATTGGGCGCAAAAGCCAGGGCTGCGGGAATCCATCTAATTATTGCGACTCAACGTCCGGAAGCTGGGATTGTTACCCCTCTAATTCGCGCTAATTTACCAGGAAGAATTGCCCTCAGCACTAGAAGTGAAGCAGATTCCAAAATTATTTTAGGTGGTACATCAGCCTTAGCAGCTTACTTATTAGGAAAAGGTGATTTACTTTACCAAGTTGGGCCGCACCTACAACGGTTACAAAGTTTATTAGCAACTAAAATTCAACTACCGTTAGCCTAA
- a CDS encoding VOC family protein — MLSSSCAANNVLAPGVLRKVHHIALNVQDMQASRHFYGNILGLHELTGDEVPATLVELVAAGKVANFITPDGTILDLFGEPDLSPPDPNPEKSFTRAYHLAFDIDPQLFDQAVAVIRDNQIAIAHGPVSRPTGRGVYFYDPDGFMIEIRCDPVAD, encoded by the coding sequence ATGCTATCTAGCTCTTGTGCTGCGAACAATGTCTTAGCTCCCGGTGTTCTACGTAAGGTACATCACATTGCTCTCAACGTTCAAGATATGCAAGCATCCCGACATTTTTATGGCAATATTTTAGGTTTACATGAACTTACAGGTGATGAAGTACCCGCAACCCTGGTTGAACTTGTCGCTGCGGGGAAAGTAGCTAACTTCATTACTCCTGATGGCACAATTCTAGATTTATTTGGGGAACCAGATTTATCACCACCAGATCCCAATCCGGAAAAGTCTTTTACCAGAGCATACCACTTAGCATTTGATATCGATCCGCAATTATTCGATCAAGCAGTAGCAGTAATTAGAGACAATCAAATTGCGATCGCTCATGGCCCAGTTAGCCGTCCCACAGGTAGAGGTGTATACTTCTATGACCCTGATGGTTTTATGATTGAAATTCGTTGCGATCCAGTTGCAGATTAA
- a CDS encoding DUF4385 domain-containing protein → MPFDYSLDFAKINFRQHPELYRVGKGEQGVLLVEPYKSEILPFWRFKTPEIAKESSEKIYEIFLVYLENNDFIGADMARKFLQMGYTRSRRYANHKSGRKYKSSSTEGSQKKEILPYDVDPVKAESAAIFKAKWIQAKTNEKYLQLLAKHKQMYEI, encoded by the coding sequence ATGCCTTTCGATTATTCTTTAGACTTTGCCAAGATTAATTTTCGCCAACATCCTGAACTCTATCGTGTTGGTAAAGGTGAGCAGGGTGTACTTTTGGTAGAGCCATATAAATCGGAAATTCTTCCTTTCTGGCGATTTAAGACCCCAGAGATTGCTAAAGAGTCGAGTGAGAAGATTTATGAGATTTTTTTAGTTTATTTAGAAAATAATGATTTTATTGGTGCAGATATGGCACGCAAGTTTTTACAAATGGGTTATACGCGATCGCGCCGTTATGCAAATCATAAAAGCGGTAGGAAATATAAATCTAGTTCGACAGAAGGAAGCCAGAAAAAAGAAATTTTACCTTATGATGTAGACCCAGTTAAAGCAGAATCAGCAGCAATATTTAAAGCCAAGTGGATACAAGCCAAGACCAATGAAAAGTATCTCCAGCTTTTAGCTAAACATAAACAAATGTATGAAATATAG
- a CDS encoding Npun_R2821/Npun_R2822 family protein has translation MAPFGIYTLANDVVYDQLVALLNSLEVNVNADIPICIIPYDEQLEKVRSEIASRKNVFLFEDKVSMQRWEEFYNQIWNLHPQAHNKIQGHYKWYRKSNLFRKMSAFDGEFERFVFYDADSLAMSSLDKVVNKLDDYDFIFDDWEHRKSPSVAALNFSVIENKTSLPESHIRPQLHCSSFFGSKRGIFGDEEINSLRDLLANQQEYTYINEHSWWCDADLFTYMSWRSDRPIFNFTLSPDPQDRTGNCADADPFTNINNILYNQEGLKPIRRLHYMNYSSSEFQRLCQGEDVNIRYAHEFLYYRFLKNPELKPKHLKPPSLQKKMNRFGQKVLNKFRNIV, from the coding sequence ATGGCTCCATTCGGTATTTATACTCTTGCTAATGATGTCGTTTATGATCAATTAGTTGCCCTGCTCAACAGTCTAGAAGTCAATGTAAATGCAGATATTCCTATTTGTATTATTCCCTATGATGAGCAATTAGAGAAGGTGAGGTCGGAAATAGCGTCTAGAAAAAATGTTTTTTTATTTGAAGACAAAGTTTCGATGCAACGCTGGGAAGAATTTTATAATCAAATATGGAATCTTCATCCTCAAGCCCATAACAAAATTCAAGGGCATTATAAATGGTATAGAAAAAGCAATCTATTTAGAAAAATGTCTGCTTTTGATGGTGAGTTTGAAAGATTTGTATTTTATGATGCTGATAGTTTAGCAATGAGTTCACTGGATAAAGTTGTAAATAAATTAGACGACTATGATTTTATATTTGATGACTGGGAACACCGCAAATCACCTTCTGTAGCAGCATTAAATTTTTCAGTAATTGAAAACAAAACTTCTTTACCAGAATCTCACATCCGTCCTCAATTACATTGCTCTAGTTTTTTCGGTTCAAAACGTGGGATTTTTGGAGATGAAGAAATAAACAGTCTTAGAGACTTGCTAGCTAATCAGCAAGAGTATACCTATATTAATGAGCATTCTTGGTGGTGTGATGCAGACTTGTTTACTTATATGAGTTGGCGCAGCGATAGACCAATATTTAACTTTACTCTAAGTCCCGATCCTCAAGATAGAACTGGTAATTGTGCAGATGCTGATCCATTTACTAATATTAATAATATCCTCTACAATCAAGAAGGTTTAAAACCAATTCGCCGCCTACATTATATGAATTATTCATCCTCGGAATTTCAAAGATTGTGTCAAGGAGAAGATGTTAATATACGTTATGCACATGAATTTCTATATTACAGATTCCTCAAAAATCCAGAACTAAAACCTAAACATCTTAAACCTCCTAGCCTACAAAAAAAGATGAATAGATTTGGTCAAAAAGTACTAAATAAATTTAGAAATATCGTTTAA
- a CDS encoding glycosyltransferase family 2 protein encodes MPKISVTIPTFNRVHLLHYAIESVINQSYQDFELIVCDDGSRDGTPELISQYTDNRIKYIRHQQNIGKSNNMRSGFNAASGEYFIKFDDDDRLTPDFLARTVAIFEQNPEIDFVGTDHWIIDINNVRDDEMTQENSRRWGRKKLAAGIVDNLLEVVFIYQSFQVGATLFRRQTLQELGFMLPNIQNCEDNDLFVRLALAGKKGYYLPELLMEYRCHAEQQGINRAIPYLFDKIKYLQNYQFDSEKLESIRKNRLAEAKLILGLRLIEKGEIQSGREFVLAGKSFSNTKAWTGLGLSLLPGGLRNKAFNALRRV; translated from the coding sequence ATGCCAAAAATTTCTGTTACTATTCCTACTTTTAATAGAGTTCATCTCTTACATTACGCTATTGAGAGCGTTATCAACCAGAGTTACCAAGACTTTGAATTAATTGTTTGTGATGATGGTTCGCGCGATGGTACACCTGAGTTGATATCACAGTATACAGATAACCGCATTAAATATATTCGTCATCAACAAAACATTGGTAAAAGTAATAATATGCGCTCTGGCTTTAATGCGGCTAGTGGCGAGTATTTTATCAAATTTGATGACGACGACCGACTAACACCTGATTTTTTAGCGCGTACTGTTGCCATTTTTGAACAAAATCCTGAGATTGATTTTGTTGGTACTGACCACTGGATTATCGATATTAATAATGTCCGGGATGATGAGATGACTCAGGAAAATTCTCGTCGCTGGGGTAGAAAGAAATTAGCGGCTGGTATTGTTGATAATTTACTAGAGGTAGTTTTTATTTACCAAAGCTTTCAAGTAGGCGCAACATTATTCCGTCGCCAAACATTGCAAGAATTGGGTTTTATGCTTCCCAATATTCAAAATTGCGAAGATAATGATTTGTTTGTGCGGCTAGCTTTGGCTGGTAAAAAAGGCTATTATTTACCGGAATTATTAATGGAATATCGTTGCCATGCAGAACAGCAAGGCATTAATCGAGCGATTCCTTATTTATTTGATAAGATTAAATACCTGCAAAATTATCAGTTTGATTCCGAAAAATTAGAGTCAATTAGAAAAAATCGCCTTGCGGAAGCAAAGTTAATATTGGGTTTGCGTTTAATTGAAAAAGGCGAAATCCAATCTGGTAGAGAGTTTGTTTTGGCTGGTAAGTCTTTTTCTAATACTAAAGCCTGGACGGGTTTAGGTTTGTCGTTGTTACCAGGTGGGTTGCGTAATAAAGCTTTTAATGCTTTGAGAAGAGTTTAA